A part of Ammospiza caudacuta isolate bAmmCau1 chromosome 5, bAmmCau1.pri, whole genome shotgun sequence genomic DNA contains:
- the ART4 gene encoding ecto-ADP-ribosyltransferase 4: protein MFFTVSWMDSGKLVTLGSLLLLIFSQILIKEAVSSILMDMALQSFDDQYLGCREEMMEELDQGDYFQKEIAANKDYLRLWKKAQEALLKSPVGLLREMRDSHATALMAYSMNSSLHSQLNWATSTAGISPEHYRHNFSFKYFHFYLTTAIQILKEWQSSMGKHKCYQVHRGVKDLFIEAKEGSSVRFGRFTSTSHLRSEAQKFGNETLFTVTTCLGAAMQGFSYHTSEKEVLIPPYEIFLVKSFLQTQQGNRLHLHSVGNYSKYQCQLVEASRSKNSGYTALASAILLSVLGVSLCLAHSL from the exons atgttctttacaGTGTCTTGGATGGACTCTGGGAAGCTGGTGACACTGGGCAGCCTCCTGTTGCTGATCTTCTCACAAATATTAATAAAAGAG GCTGTATCCTCCATCCTGATGGATATGGCTCTGCAATCCTTTGACGACCAGTATctggggtgcagggaggagaTGATGGAAGAACTGGACCAAGGAGACtattttcaaaaggaaataGCTGCTAACAAGGACTACCTGCGTCTCTGGAAGAAGGCTCAGGAGGCTTTGTTGAAGAGTCCTGTAGGTCTGCTGAGGGAAATGCGTGACAGCCATGCCACAGCCCTCATGGCTTACTCCATGAACTCCTCCCTGCACTCCCAGCTGAACTGGGCCACATCCACAGCAGGAATCTCTCCAGAGCACTACAGACACAACTTCAGCTTTAAATACTTTCACTTCTACCTAACAACTGCTATCCAGATATTGAAGGAATGGCAGAGCAGCATGGGGAAACATAAGTGCTACCAGGTGCACAGGGGTGTGAAGGATTTATTTATCGAGGCCAAGGAAGGCAGCAGTGTGCGATTTGGCCGTTTCACTTCTACCTCCCACCTCAGGAGTGAAGCTCAGAAGTTTGGGAATGAAACTTTGTTCACAGTGACCACTTGCCTGGGAGCAGCTATGCAAGGCTTTTCTTACCACACATCTGAGAAGGAAGTCCTCATTCCCCCTTATGAGATATTTCTTGTCAAAAGCTTCCTTCAAACCCAGCAGGGTAACCGGCTGCATCTGCATTCTGTGGGGAACTACAGCAAGTACCAGTGCCAGCTGGTGGAAG cttcaAGAAGCAAGAACAGTGGTTATACTGCACTCGCCTCTGC